GCAGCCCGGTGTCGGCGGACAGCAGCAGCGTCGCGCCCTTCGTCTGCGGACCGGCCTGCAGCGTCGCCTTCACCTGCCGGGCGGTCGCACCGGAATCGATCGGCGGAGCACCGAACTGCCGCCCGTTCCGCAGGATCAGCGTCACCCGGACCCCGTCCGCGTCCACCCGCCGTACCAAGTTGCCTGGTGCAACGTTCTGTCGCGCGAGCTGCTGCGCGAGCTGAGCCCGCCCGGTGAGCAGCGAGTCGAGACTGCGCTCCGCCTGCGCGTCGAACACCGCCTTCACCGTCAGCCCGGTGATCGGCAGCACCACGAGCAGTACGGCGATTGCAGTCAATGTCACCCGGACCCGCAGCGACAGGTTCATGAGCGCAACACGTACCCCGAGCCGCGGACCGTGTGCAGCAGGCGCGGCCCGTGTGCCTCCAGCTTGCGGCGCAGACCGCTGACGTAGACCTCGACCAGGTTGTCCGCGTAGTCGTCGTACCCCCAGACGGCGGTCAGCAGTTGCGTCTTGCCGACCACCTTCCCGTCCCGTCCGGCCAGGAACGCGAGCAGCTTGAACTCGGTCGCCGTCAGTTCGATCGCCGTCCCGGCCCGGCGTACCGCTCGCGCCTCGACGTCCACCTCGAGGTCGCCCACTGTCAGCACGGTCCGCAGCCGACCCATCCGGCGCAGCACCGCCTCCACGCGGGCGATCAGCTCGGCCAGGACGAACGGCTTGACCACGTAGTCGTCCGCGCCGGTCCGCAACCCGTGCAGGCGGTCCTCGACGGCGTCGCGGGCGGTCAGCAGGATCACGCCCGCGTTCGACGTCTCGCGGGCGAGCGTCAGCAGCTCGAACCCGTCCCGCCCAGGCAGCATCACGTCCAGCAGCACCAGATCCGGCCGGTACGTCGCCAGCTCCCGTTCGAACCCGTCGCCGTCCGGTTGCGTCCGTACGTCGTACCCGGCCTCGGTCAGGGCGATCCCGACGGCGGTCCGGATCGGTTCCGCATCCTCCACCACGAGTACTCGCGCCGTCATCCGCCCATCCTCGCACCGGCGCCGAGCCACCCCGCGACCCCGCAACGCGGATCCTCAGCACATCCTCAGCGAGGACGCGATCACTCTCCGTATCTCGCCGGTCGAGACCCCCGGTTCGACGGGCCGGGGGAGTTGTGCATAGACTCGCAGGCATCATGCGGCACCAGCTTCTCCTCCTTCGCTGCCGCGGCGAGGCCTGTTAAGGCCGGTTCCCTCGCCGCGGAGTTCTGTCGTTCGCCGGTCGTCCAAGCGACCCTGTGCAGTAGACAGCTTCTCGAGGAGAACCCCCGTGGCACCGAAGAACCAGCCCCAGCCTGTTCAGCAGCCGTCCGGTATGCCGACCCATCGCTACCGCGCGTTCCCGCCGATCGACCTGCCCGACCGCACCTGGCCGGCCAAGTCCGTCGACCGCACCCCGCGCTGGCTGTCCACCGACCTCCGCGACGGCAACCAGGCGCTGGTCGAGCCGATGTCCCCGGCCCGCAAGCGGCGGATGTTCGACCTGCTGGTGAGGATGGGCTACAAGGAGATCGAGGTCGGTTTCCCGAGCGCCAGCCAGTACGACTTCGACTTCGTCCGCAGCCTGATCGAGGACGACGTCATCCCGGACGACGTGACGATCTCGGTGCTGACCCAGGCGCGCGAGGAGCTGATCGAGCGCACCGTGCAGTCGCTGCAGGGTTCGCCGAAGGCCACGATCCACCTCTACAACGCGACCGCGCCGCTGTTCCGCCGGGTGGTGTTCAACGTCGACAAGGCCGAGTGCCGCACGATCGCGGTCCGCGGCACCGAGACCGTGATGAAGTACGCCGACGAGATCCTGGGCGACTGCGAGTTCGGGTACCAGTACAGCCCGGAGATCTTCACCGGCACCGAGATGGAGTTCGCGCTCGAGGTGTGCGAGGCGGTCAGCGACGTCTGGCAGCCCGCCGAGGGCCGCGAGATCATCCTGAACCTGCCGGCCACCGTCGAGATGTGTACGCCGAACGTGTACGCCGACCAGATCGAGTGGTTCGGCCGGAACCTGACCCGGCGCGAGCACAGCACGATCAGCCTGCACCCGCACAACGACCGCGGTACGGCGGTCGCCGCCACCGAGCTGGCGCTGATGGCAGGGGCCGATCGCGTCGAGGGCTGCCTGTTCGGCCACGGTGAGCGGACCGGCAACGTCGACCTGGTCACGCTGGGGATGAACCTGTTCAGCCAGGGGATCGACCCGCAGATCGACTTCGCCGACATCGACGAGATCCGCCGCACGGTCGAGTACTGCACGCAGATGCGCGTTCCCGAGCGTCAGCCGTACGCCGGTGACCTGGTCTACACGGCCTTCTCCGGCTCGCACCAGGACGCGATCAAGAAGGGCCTGGAGGCGCTGGACAAGCAGGCCGCGGCCGAGGGCAAGCCGGTCGGCGACATCGCCTGGGAGGCGCCGTACCTGCCGATCGACCCGAAGGACGTCGGCCGCAGCTACGAGGCCGTGATCCGGGTGAACTCGCAGTCCGGCAAGGGCGGCGTCGCGTACATCATGAAGTCCGAGCACCGGCTCGACCTGCCGCGCCGGCTGCAGATCGAGTTCAGCCGGGTGATCCAGCAGCACACCGACAACGAGGGCGGCGAGGTCGGCCCGCAGCAGATGTGGGACATCTTCGCGGCCGAGTACCTGGCGCCGGGCCCGCTGTCGCTGCTCAGCGTCAACTCGACGTCCGGTGAGGGCCAGGGCGACGAGCTCCGGGTTCAGGTCTATGCCAACGGCGTACCGCACGAGTTGGTTGGCGAAGGCAACGGTCCGGTGTCGGCCTTCGTGGACGCGATCAAGCCGCTGAAGTACGACGTACGGGTGCTGGACTACCACGAGCACGCGCTTTCCGCGGGCGGTGACGCGCTGGCCGCGGCGTACGTCGAGTGCGAGGTCGGCGACGAGGTCTTCTGGGGCGTCGGCCGGGACGCCAATATTCTCACTGCTTCGTTGAAGGCAGTGGTCTCTGCTGTCAACCGCGCCACGCGCTGACAGCGTTCGAATCTTCACTGCGAGTTGCCCGTCTCCGTGTCGGAGGCGGGCAATTCCTGTACGCCCCGGTACCGTAGCGTCACGGTCCGCAACGTTGTCTCAACGTTGCCTCAAGTCGTTGACTCGGTGACTGAGGTTGCGCACACTGTCGTCACTATGCGCAGATCCTTGCAAGACAGTGTTACTAAGTCGAGCTGATAAGGGTCTGCGCCACCGACTTTCCCTGGCAGTCGCGTGGAGGTGAGCAGTGAGTGGTGCGGTCGACACGTCCGCGACGAAGCTGATCGAAGGACCGGTCGTCGAACCGAGACCCTCGGCTGCTCGGCGTTTCGTCAACGCCTGGCTGGTCCGAAGACTCTTCAAGGCGGTCCTGACGGTCTTCATCGTCACCACCGGTACGTTCTTCCTGGTCAGATTGTTGCCCGGTAACCCGGTCGACACCTATATCCAGACGCAGATCGCGCAGACCGGTATCTCGTACGAGGCGGCCGCCGCGCAGGCGAAGAACCTGTTCTCGCTCGACCCGGACGCCCCGGTGATCTCGCAGTACGGGACCTACATGGTCAACCTGCTGCACGGCGACTTCGGCAACTCGGTCCTGTCGCCGGGGACCACGGTCGCGGACGTGATCAAGACCTACCTGCCGTGGACGCTGTTCTCGGTCGGTGTCGCGACGGTCTTCAGCTTCATCATCGGCATCCTGGCCGGCATGATCATGGCCTACCGCCGGGAGAGCTGGATCGACCATCTGCTGACGTCGATCGGCTCGCTGCTGCACGCGATCCCGAACTACATCCTGGCGATCCTGATCGTGGTCTTCCTCGGCGTGAAGTTGCAGTTGTTCAACCTCACCGAGGCCCGCGGCTCGTACACCCCCGGGGTGGAGCCGTCGTTCAGCCTGAGCTTCCTGAACGACATCTTCTACCACGCGTTCCTGCCGATCCTCGCCTACGCGCTGACCACGGTCGGCTCCTGGGCGCTGGTGATGAAGTCGTCCACGGTGGAGACGCTCGGCGAGGACTACGTCACGGTCGCCCGGGCGCGCGGTCTGTCGGACAACCGGATCCGGTCCGGGTACGTCGGACGCAACGCCGTACTGCCCTTGTTCAGCCAGCTCGCGGTGTCGCTGGGGTTCGTGGTCGGCGGCTCGATCTTCGTGGAGAAGATCTTCGGCTACCAGGGCATCGGCTTCAGCCTCTTCAACGCGGTCAACGGCCGCGACTACCCGGTGCTGCAGGGGATCTTCCTGGTCGTCACGATCTCGGTGGTGGCGGCCAACCTGCTGGCGGACGTTCTCTACAGCCGACTGGATCCGCGGATCCGGGTCAGCGGCACAGGCAAGGGGTGACGAGATGGGCGATACGACAATGCTCCCCGTCTCTGCGGTCGGCACGACCGCAGTTTCCCGGTTCGCCGGCATCCTGAGCTCGCTGCGCCGCAGCCCCGCCGGTTTCATCGGCTTCGTGATCGTCGCGCTGATGGTGCTGATCACCGCGATCGTGCCGTTCTTCCTCCCCGACGTGGCACCCAACGTCAAGGAGATCCTGCTCCCCGCCGGAACGCCTGGGCACCTGCTCGGCACCGACAACGAGGGCAAGGACGTCCTGATCCAGATGATCGGCGGCGGCCGGACGGTGATCTTCGTCGGCTTCATCGCCGCGGCGATCTCGACCGCGCTGGCGATCGTGCTCGGATCGCTGGCGGCGTACCTCGGCGGCTGGGTCGACACGGTCGTCGTCACGCTGGCCGACGTCTTCCTGACCGTCCCGCAGATCGTCCTGCTCGCCGTCATGGGCGCGTTCTTCAAGCTCGACTCGCCGCTCCTGCTCGCGCTGCTGGTCGGCGGCCTGTCCTGGCCGGTGCTGACCCGGGCGGTGCGCGCCCAGGTGTTCTCGCTGAAGGAACGCGAGTTCGTCGAGGCCGCCCGGCTGCTCGACCTCGGCACGATCAGGGTGGTGTTCGTCGAGATCCTGCCGAACATGGCCAGCTTCATCCTGATGAACTTCATGATCGGCGTCACGAACGCGATCTACCAGCTGGTCGGCCTCTACCTGCTCGGTCTGGCTCCGCTGAGCGGGGCGAACTGGGGCATCATGCTCAACCGCGCCTGGATCGCCGGCGCCATCTTCAACGACGCGAGTCTGGCCTGGATCCTCAGCCCGATCTTCGCGATCGTCCTGCTGCTGCTCGGACTGGTGATGATGACGAGATCCCTCGAAGAGATCCTCAACCCGCGACTCCGGGACCGGTGAGCGCGATGACCACGACATCTTCGAGCGACCGCGCAGTGCGCGGCGGCCACGACAAGCCCCTGCTGTCGATCCGCGACTTCAAGGTCGAGTACCGGACCGGTTCCGGTACGACGGTGCAGGCGGTCCGCGGCGTCGACCTGGACCTGTTCCCGGGCGAGAGCCTCGCGCTCGTCGGCGAGAGCGGCTGCGGCAAGACGACGTTCGGGCTCGGTCTGCTTCGGTTGCTGCCGCGGCTCGGGCACGCCAGCGGCAAGGTGACCTTCAACCGCGGCGACGGCACCGAGATCGACATCCTCGGCCTGGACGGCCGGGACCTGCGGCAGTTCCGCTGGCGGGACGCGGCGATGGTGTTCCAGGGCGCGATGAACGCGTTCAACCCGGTGCTGAAGATCCGCGCGCACATGCACGACACGATGCGGGCGCACACCAAGGCCAGCAAGCAGGAGATCGAGGACCGGGCCGGCGAACTGCTGAGGCTCGTGCGGCTCGAGCCGTCGCGGGTGATGGACAGCTACCCGCACGAGCTGTCCGGCGGTATGCGGCAGCGCGTGCTGATCGCGATGAGCCTGCTGCTCGAACCCGAGGTGCTGATCCTCGACGAGCCGACCACCGCGCTCGACATCCTCACCCAGCGGTCCGTCGTCGACGTCCTGCACGAGGTGCGCGAGCGGCTCGGGTTCTCGATGATCTTCATCTCCCACGACCTGTCGCTGGCCGCCGAGCTCGCGGACCGGGTCGCCACCATGTACGCCGGTCGCATCATCGAGACCGGCGGCGTCCGGGACATGTTCTACCGGCCGCGGCACCCGTACACGCTCGGGCTGATCAAGGCCGTGCCGCCGATCGTCGGCGACCTGCCGGACATGGAGTCGATCCCGGGCGGCCCGCCGAGCCTCGCCGCGCTGCCGAAGGGCTGTACGTTCAGTCCGCGCTGTAAGTACGCGACCGAGGAGTGCAACGAGGCCGATCCGCCGCTGATCCCGATCACCGACGAGCCGGGCGACTACCACGAGGTCGCCTGCATCCACTCGAAGGACGTGCACCTCGAACGACGGGTGCAGGACGGATTGGGGACCGCCTCATGAGCGCGCAGGAGTTGTCTCCCCAGGACACGGCCCGGCCGCCGCTGATGACGCTCGGCGGGGTCAGCCAGGTGTTCGACACCAAGGCCGGCCCGATCCGCGCCGTCGACGACGTCGACCTGTCGGTCAACCCCGGTGAGGTGCTCTGCCTGGTCGGCGAGAGCGGCTCCGGGAAGACCACGGCGGCCCGGATGGCGGCGGGTCTCGCCCGGCCGACCAGCGGCACGGTGGCCTTCGACGGCACCGACATCTGGTCGATGAAGCGCAACGACTTCACCAACTTCCGGCGCAGCGTGCAGTACGTCCACCAGGACCCGTACGCCTCGCTCAACCCGACGCGGACGATCCTGCAGACGATCACCGCCCCGCTGCTCAAGCACGGAGTGGTGAAGAGCAAGAAGGAGGCCGCGGACCGGGCCGTCGACCTGCTCACCAAGGTCGACCTGACCCCGCCCGAGAACTACCTGTCGAAATACCCGCACCAGCTGTCCGGCGGTCAGCGGCAGCGGGTCGCCGTCGCCCGGGCGCTGACGCTGGACCCGAAGCTGATCATCGCCGACGAGTCGACGTCGATGCTGGACGTGTCGATCCGGATCAGCGTGCTCGCGATGCTCGGCCGGCTGCGTGACGACCTCGGCGTCGGGTTCCTGTTCATCACCCACGACCTGGCGATCGCGAAGTACTTCGGCTGGCGCGGCAAGACCGCGGTGATGTACCTCGGCCGGATCGTCGAGTTCGGGCCGACGCCGAAGATCATCAACGCGCCGACGCACCCGTACACCCGGGCGCTGATCGACGCGATCCCCGAGCCGGACCCGGACCTGACCAAGACCAAGGGCCGCGAATCCCTGCGCAGCCTGGAGATTCCGAGCCTCGCGCATCTGCCGTCCGGCTGCTCGTTCCACCCGCGCTGCCCGCAGTTCGAGGACGGGCTGTGCGACGGGGCGATCCCCGAGCTCACCACGATCCGGCCCGGCCAGTCCGCTGCGTGCCACGTGGTCGCGCGCGACGGCGTACCCGGTGTCGGCGAAGGGGGACATCCGGATGAGCCGGGGGCCTGATGGCGTCCCAGATGGGCCGAATGGCGCTCAGTTGGGCAGCGTTCCTGGTGCTGGCCAGCGGAGTCCTGCTACTCACACTGACGCCGGGCACCCCGGAGTTCGTCGTCACCTTGTTCACCTTGTGTTTGGGCCTGCTACTGGGCCTGGTGGTCGTCGTCGGCGTCGTGCTGACCCGGCGCCGGGAAAAACGCGAGGGCGGTAGTTAGTCCCACCAGTAAGTAGTAACTGACCCACATGGGCGTGTGGTCAGTCCAGAAAGGACGAAGGATGAGTCCCACCGGCACCAACGATTCCGGCAAGAACGGTCTGGGCGCGAGCGCCGAGACCAACGCGATTTCCCGCCGGCACGTGCTCCAGATCTTCGGTATCGCCGGTGTCGGCGCGGCCGGCATCGGGTCTGTGACGGCGTGTTCGCCGAGCAAGCCGAACGCCAGCGGGGGTGACAGCGGCAAGTCCGGCAACAAGGAGTTCCACGGGGCGTACCCGTACCAGTTGCCGCCGAAGGGTCACTTCAACCTGATCGCCGGTGTCACCGACGGCATCCAGGCCAGCAACAGCCCGTACTTCGACCTCGTCTACCCGTCTGCCGGCATGTACTACTGGGCCGACAAGAAGTGGGAATGGATGATGGCCGAGTCCGGCACGCTGGACGAGGCGACCAAGACCTACACCCTGAAGCTGCGCTCCGGGCTGAAATGGAGCGACGACAAGCCGGTGACCGCGAAGGACGTCGTGTCGACGTTCAACCTGCGCTGGCTGCTGCGCCAGCAGGAGTGGACGTTCCTGTCCGACGTCAGCGCCAAGGACGACACCACGGTGGTGTTCACCATCGGCACGCCGTCCACCGTCCTGGAGCGCTACATCCTCCGGGCCGGCATCCTGCCGGACTCGGTCTACGGTGAGTGGGCGACCCAGGCCGAGACCATGCGCAAGGCCAAGACCAGCCTGGACAGCGCCGAGGGCAAGAAGCTGAACGGCGACTTCCAGAAGTTCCGTCCGGAGAACCCGGTCGTCTCCGGACCGTTCAACTTCGACGTGAAGAGCATGACCAACGCGCAGATGTCGCTGGTCAAGAACGACAAGGGCCTGTTCGCCGACAAGATCGGCTTCACCAAGGTCGTGCTGTACAACGGTGAGACCTCCGACATCTCCCCGGTCGTTCTGAACAAGGACGTCGACTACGCCACCCACGGTTTCGCGGTGGCGACCGAGAAGACCCTGCTGGGCAGCGGTTTCCGGATCCTCCGGCCGCCGGTGTACTCGGGTCCGGCGCTGGTGTTCAACTACACCGCGCATCCGGAGCTGGCCGACGCCCGCGTGCGGCAGGCGATCGCCTACGTCCTGGACCGCAACGAGAACGGAACCGTCGCACTCGGCGATTCGGGCAAGCCCTGCAAGTTCATGGCAGGCTTCTCCGACATCCTCGTTCCCGACTGGGTCTCGGACGCCGACCAGAAGAAGCTGCAGGCGTACGAGAAGGACGAGGCCAAGGCCACCTCGCTGCTGACCGAGGCCGGGTGGAAGAAGAACGGCGGCAAGTGGACGCTGCCGAACGGCAAGCCGGCCGCCTACGACATCAAGTTCCCGACCGAGTTCGCCGACTGGAACCCGGCTGCCACCAACGCGGCCGACCAGCTGAACAAGTTCGGGTTCAACATCACCAAGCGGGGCATCACCTTCACCCAGCTGAACCCGGACGTCCTGGCCGGCAAGTTCGACATCGCCATCCAGGGCTGGGGCGCGTCGAGCCACCCGCACCCGTACTTCGCGTTCGTCCAGGACCTGTACACGTTCAACTACGTGATCGCGGCGAACTCCGGCGGCAAGGGCATGAACTTCCCGCTCAAGCAGACCACGTCGGCGGGTCCGATCGACCTGCAGTCCGTGGTGGACAAGTCGGCCCAGGGCCTGAACGTCGACGAGCAGAAGAAGAACATCACCGCCGCGGCGGCGGCGTTCAACGAACTGCTGCCGATCATCCCGCTCTGGGAGCGCTACGGTAACAACCCGGCGCTCGAGGG
This Kribbella sp. NBC_00482 DNA region includes the following protein-coding sequences:
- a CDS encoding response regulator transcription factor, which translates into the protein MTARVLVVEDAEPIRTAVGIALTEAGYDVRTQPDGDGFERELATYRPDLVLLDVMLPGRDGFELLTLARETSNAGVILLTARDAVEDRLHGLRTGADDYVVKPFVLAELIARVEAVLRRMGRLRTVLTVGDLEVDVEARAVRRAGTAIELTATEFKLLAFLAGRDGKVVGKTQLLTAVWGYDDYADNLVEVYVSGLRRKLEAHGPRLLHTVRGSGYVLRS
- the leuA gene encoding 2-isopropylmalate synthase, producing MPTHRYRAFPPIDLPDRTWPAKSVDRTPRWLSTDLRDGNQALVEPMSPARKRRMFDLLVRMGYKEIEVGFPSASQYDFDFVRSLIEDDVIPDDVTISVLTQAREELIERTVQSLQGSPKATIHLYNATAPLFRRVVFNVDKAECRTIAVRGTETVMKYADEILGDCEFGYQYSPEIFTGTEMEFALEVCEAVSDVWQPAEGREIILNLPATVEMCTPNVYADQIEWFGRNLTRREHSTISLHPHNDRGTAVAATELALMAGADRVEGCLFGHGERTGNVDLVTLGMNLFSQGIDPQIDFADIDEIRRTVEYCTQMRVPERQPYAGDLVYTAFSGSHQDAIKKGLEALDKQAAAEGKPVGDIAWEAPYLPIDPKDVGRSYEAVIRVNSQSGKGGVAYIMKSEHRLDLPRRLQIEFSRVIQQHTDNEGGEVGPQQMWDIFAAEYLAPGPLSLLSVNSTSGEGQGDELRVQVYANGVPHELVGEGNGPVSAFVDAIKPLKYDVRVLDYHEHALSAGGDALAAAYVECEVGDEVFWGVGRDANILTASLKAVVSAVNRATR
- a CDS encoding ABC transporter permease, which translates into the protein MSGAVDTSATKLIEGPVVEPRPSAARRFVNAWLVRRLFKAVLTVFIVTTGTFFLVRLLPGNPVDTYIQTQIAQTGISYEAAAAQAKNLFSLDPDAPVISQYGTYMVNLLHGDFGNSVLSPGTTVADVIKTYLPWTLFSVGVATVFSFIIGILAGMIMAYRRESWIDHLLTSIGSLLHAIPNYILAILIVVFLGVKLQLFNLTEARGSYTPGVEPSFSLSFLNDIFYHAFLPILAYALTTVGSWALVMKSSTVETLGEDYVTVARARGLSDNRIRSGYVGRNAVLPLFSQLAVSLGFVVGGSIFVEKIFGYQGIGFSLFNAVNGRDYPVLQGIFLVVTISVVAANLLADVLYSRLDPRIRVSGTGKG
- a CDS encoding ABC transporter permease, with product MGDTTMLPVSAVGTTAVSRFAGILSSLRRSPAGFIGFVIVALMVLITAIVPFFLPDVAPNVKEILLPAGTPGHLLGTDNEGKDVLIQMIGGGRTVIFVGFIAAAISTALAIVLGSLAAYLGGWVDTVVVTLADVFLTVPQIVLLAVMGAFFKLDSPLLLALLVGGLSWPVLTRAVRAQVFSLKEREFVEAARLLDLGTIRVVFVEILPNMASFILMNFMIGVTNAIYQLVGLYLLGLAPLSGANWGIMLNRAWIAGAIFNDASLAWILSPIFAIVLLLLGLVMMTRSLEEILNPRLRDR
- a CDS encoding ABC transporter ATP-binding protein, which encodes MTTTSSSDRAVRGGHDKPLLSIRDFKVEYRTGSGTTVQAVRGVDLDLFPGESLALVGESGCGKTTFGLGLLRLLPRLGHASGKVTFNRGDGTEIDILGLDGRDLRQFRWRDAAMVFQGAMNAFNPVLKIRAHMHDTMRAHTKASKQEIEDRAGELLRLVRLEPSRVMDSYPHELSGGMRQRVLIAMSLLLEPEVLILDEPTTALDILTQRSVVDVLHEVRERLGFSMIFISHDLSLAAELADRVATMYAGRIIETGGVRDMFYRPRHPYTLGLIKAVPPIVGDLPDMESIPGGPPSLAALPKGCTFSPRCKYATEECNEADPPLIPITDEPGDYHEVACIHSKDVHLERRVQDGLGTAS
- a CDS encoding ABC transporter ATP-binding protein — translated: MSAQELSPQDTARPPLMTLGGVSQVFDTKAGPIRAVDDVDLSVNPGEVLCLVGESGSGKTTAARMAAGLARPTSGTVAFDGTDIWSMKRNDFTNFRRSVQYVHQDPYASLNPTRTILQTITAPLLKHGVVKSKKEAADRAVDLLTKVDLTPPENYLSKYPHQLSGGQRQRVAVARALTLDPKLIIADESTSMLDVSIRISVLAMLGRLRDDLGVGFLFITHDLAIAKYFGWRGKTAVMYLGRIVEFGPTPKIINAPTHPYTRALIDAIPEPDPDLTKTKGRESLRSLEIPSLAHLPSGCSFHPRCPQFEDGLCDGAIPELTTIRPGQSAACHVVARDGVPGVGEGGHPDEPGA
- a CDS encoding ABC transporter substrate-binding protein, whose protein sequence is MSPTGTNDSGKNGLGASAETNAISRRHVLQIFGIAGVGAAGIGSVTACSPSKPNASGGDSGKSGNKEFHGAYPYQLPPKGHFNLIAGVTDGIQASNSPYFDLVYPSAGMYYWADKKWEWMMAESGTLDEATKTYTLKLRSGLKWSDDKPVTAKDVVSTFNLRWLLRQQEWTFLSDVSAKDDTTVVFTIGTPSTVLERYILRAGILPDSVYGEWATQAETMRKAKTSLDSAEGKKLNGDFQKFRPENPVVSGPFNFDVKSMTNAQMSLVKNDKGLFADKIGFTKVVLYNGETSDISPVVLNKDVDYATHGFAVATEKTLLGSGFRILRPPVYSGPALVFNYTAHPELADARVRQAIAYVLDRNENGTVALGDSGKPCKFMAGFSDILVPDWVSDADQKKLQAYEKDEAKATSLLTEAGWKKNGGKWTLPNGKPAAYDIKFPTEFADWNPAATNAADQLNKFGFNITKRGITFTQLNPDVLAGKFDIAIQGWGASSHPHPYFAFVQDLYTFNYVIAANSGGKGMNFPLKQTTSAGPIDLQSVVDKSAQGLNVDEQKKNITAAAAAFNELLPIIPLWERYGNNPALEGTRVAKFPADDDPILKNAPYADNFVIMGMYSGKVAPV